The Helianthus annuus cultivar XRQ/B chromosome 16, HanXRQr2.0-SUNRISE, whole genome shotgun sequence genome includes a window with the following:
- the LOC110940929 gene encoding protein-L-isoaspartate O-methyltransferase 1 isoform X1, giving the protein MKVMSWNRALLFSSILFYVCIQQQFWAGSSISKNKAMVEQLQRYGIIQSKKVAEAMESVDRALFAPDGSLAYEDSPMPIGFNATISAPHMHATCLQLLENNLQPGMHALDVGSGTGYLTACFAHLVGPQGRAIGVDHIPELVEMSIKNVEKSAAGPLLKDGSLALHVGDGREGWPEFAPYDAIHVGAAAPEIPKPLIDQLKPGGRLVIPVGNTFQELKVVDKNEDGSVKVCTETSVRYVPLTSREAQLRGY; this is encoded by the exons ATGAAG GTAATGTCATGGAATCGTGCGTTACTTTTTAGCTCAATATTGTTTTATGTTTGCATACAACAGCAATTCTGGGCAGGAAGTAGCATCAGTAAGAATAAAGCCATGGTGGAGCAGTTGCAGCGTTACGGAATCATTCAGTCAAAGAAAGTAGCTGAAGCTATGGAGAGTGTCGACAGGGCATTGTTTGCACCCGATGGATCCCTAGCCTATGAAGACAGTCCCATGCCGATAGGTTTTAATGCCACCATTTCTGCACCTCATATGCATGCTACTTGCCTTCAGTTGTTGGAGAATAATTTACAGCCTGGGATGCATGCTTTAGATGTCGGTTCAG GAACCGGGTACTTGACCGCATGTTTTGCACATTTGGTTGGCCCGCAGGGTCGTGCAATTGGCGTTGACCATATTCCAGAGCTGGTTGAAATGTCAATCAAGAATGTTGAAAAAAGTGCAGCTGGTCCGTTACTCAAAGACGGGTCTCTCGCTTTGCATGTTGGTG ACGGCAGAGAAGGGTGGCCAGAGTTTGCACCTTATGATGCTATTCATGTCGGTGCAGCAGCACCAGAAATCCCGAAACCACTTATTGATCAATTAAAACCAGGGGGGAGGTTGGTGATTCCAGTTGGGAACACATTTCAGGAATTGAAAGTCGTTGATAAGAATGAGGATGGTTCTGTGAAAGTGTGTACCGAGACTTCAGTACGTTATGTTCCCCTCACTAGTAGGGAAGCCCAGCTGCGTGGCTACTGA
- the LOC110940929 gene encoding protein-L-isoaspartate O-methyltransferase 1 isoform X2 — translation MKQFWAGSSISKNKAMVEQLQRYGIIQSKKVAEAMESVDRALFAPDGSLAYEDSPMPIGFNATISAPHMHATCLQLLENNLQPGMHALDVGSGTGYLTACFAHLVGPQGRAIGVDHIPELVEMSIKNVEKSAAGPLLKDGSLALHVGDGREGWPEFAPYDAIHVGAAAPEIPKPLIDQLKPGGRLVIPVGNTFQELKVVDKNEDGSVKVCTETSVRYVPLTSREAQLRGY, via the exons ATGAAG CAATTCTGGGCAGGAAGTAGCATCAGTAAGAATAAAGCCATGGTGGAGCAGTTGCAGCGTTACGGAATCATTCAGTCAAAGAAAGTAGCTGAAGCTATGGAGAGTGTCGACAGGGCATTGTTTGCACCCGATGGATCCCTAGCCTATGAAGACAGTCCCATGCCGATAGGTTTTAATGCCACCATTTCTGCACCTCATATGCATGCTACTTGCCTTCAGTTGTTGGAGAATAATTTACAGCCTGGGATGCATGCTTTAGATGTCGGTTCAG GAACCGGGTACTTGACCGCATGTTTTGCACATTTGGTTGGCCCGCAGGGTCGTGCAATTGGCGTTGACCATATTCCAGAGCTGGTTGAAATGTCAATCAAGAATGTTGAAAAAAGTGCAGCTGGTCCGTTACTCAAAGACGGGTCTCTCGCTTTGCATGTTGGTG ACGGCAGAGAAGGGTGGCCAGAGTTTGCACCTTATGATGCTATTCATGTCGGTGCAGCAGCACCAGAAATCCCGAAACCACTTATTGATCAATTAAAACCAGGGGGGAGGTTGGTGATTCCAGTTGGGAACACATTTCAGGAATTGAAAGTCGTTGATAAGAATGAGGATGGTTCTGTGAAAGTGTGTACCGAGACTTCAGTACGTTATGTTCCCCTCACTAGTAGGGAAGCCCAGCTGCGTGGCTACTGA
- the LOC110940930 gene encoding uncharacterized protein LOC110940930, with amino-acid sequence MKLEEDVSCKTRETIEEQGALTSQLADREILEEKDDKPISELQTFSEDIINEEAKLTQLTSDTDVFQIERSSTRLKIQKMRSLQLGVTDETITEIKKSNEESEIVASEFKKLEDTVTETLDEPHTDDSGKTTYDSILSSEIVTEAAKIVPEASPEMLLAKPEDPEVLPSVEKDVTDVRKHEKDLGHETEVKIADVVSNVECSEIETRHFDTNQVN; translated from the exons ATGAAACTAGAAGAAGACGTGTCCTGCAAGACACGAGAAACTATTGAAGAACAGGGTGCACTCACTTCTCAGTTAGCAGACAGAGAGATATTGGAAGAAAAGGATGACAAACCGATATCGGAATTACAAACTTTTTCAGAAGATATTATCAACGAGGAAGCTAAGCTTACTCAATTGACATCAGACACAGATGTTTTCCAG ATTGAAAGGTCAAGTACTCGGTTGAAGATACAAAAGATGCGAAGTTTACAGCTGGGTGTAACGGATGAAACAATCACTGAAATTAAAAAATCAAATGAAGAGAGTGAAATTGTTGCTTCTGAATTCAAAAAGTTGGAGGATACGGTGACAGAAACACTAGACGAGCCGCATACAGATGACTCAGGAAAAACCACTTATGATTCAATATTAAGTTCTGAAATTGTAACTGAAGCGGCTAAAATAGTTCCAGAAGCTTCCCCCGAGATGCTACTAGCAAAACCTGAAGATCCGGAGGTTCTACCATCAGTAGAGAAAGATGTCACAGATGTTCGAAAGCATGAGAAGGATCTTGGTCATGAAACCGAAGTTAAAATTGCTGATGTTGTGAGCAATGTAGAATGCTCAGAAATTGAAACACGGCATTTCGACACAAACCAAGTGAATTAA